From Deltaproteobacteria bacterium:
ATGCAAACGACCATCTGTAGCGCTTCCGCCGTTGCCCAGAACACTTCGAATTGCGACTCATCTAATCCGTGCGCATCAATACGCGGCGGAATCTCCACACCGCGTAGCCCCCGTTTGGCAGCACGCTCTAGCTCTCGTGCTGCAGATTGCGGATCTTGGAGTGGTACCGACGCCAGGGGCAGAAAACGCGCTGGCAGACGCTGGCCGATCGCGGCGAGCGCATCGTTGTTCACCTGCGCAATGGCGAGCCCAAGGTCTGGTGTCACTTCTGGATACATCATGAATGGCACACAGGAGACCGCTTGAATGCCAATGCCACCAGCATCCATATCGACGAGCCGTGCCTCGGGGCATGACATCTTGTCATGATACGGACGGCGTGCAGACCCTTGGATGACAAAGAACTTCTGACCGTTTTGCTCGACGATCCGTGTTTCGTACCTCTCTCCCTCACGCGCGAGGAAGTCGGCGACCTCCGGTGCGATCATGTGATTGTGCATATCGATGGGAGACAGCATCACTCACTCCTCTATTGCGACAAACCACCTGTTACAACAGAATACTCACTTTCCCGTGAGGGCGGAGCGAGTCCATATCAAGAATGGCGCGACGTTCACGAATTTTCATTT
This genomic window contains:
- a CDS encoding amidohydrolase gives rise to the protein MLSPIDMHNHMIAPEVADFLAREGERYETRIVEQNGQKFFVIQGSARRPYHDKMSCPEARLVDMDAGGIGIQAVSCVPFMMYPEVTPDLGLAIAQVNNDALAAIGQRLPARFLPLASVPLQDPQSAARELERAAKRGLRGVEIPPRIDAHGLDESQFEVFWATAEALQMVVCIHPFEAAPRGMLARYGLGVLAGNLFDTGLAAAVLIYGGVLERHPRLRVVLYHAGGALPSMLGRLDMGFERLPDCRAAIPRPPSSYMEQFCLDTIAFSPRMLRYLVDSYGAERLVIGTDYPLPAGIAQPVAEVKALGLAPDQEAAVLWGNARRLLRLDQ